Proteins from a single region of Streptococcus oralis:
- a CDS encoding MarR family winged helix-turn-helix transcriptional regulator yields the protein MKQNLKEKISDNQLDLKTAIVLNKAIRTFKPYEANAAKEHGLTPTQFSVLETLYSKGELRIQDLIEKMLATSGNMTVVIRNMVRDGWISRTCDPKDRRSFFLKLTPAGRRKIEEVLPDHIDSIVEALSILEDGEKEDLIRILKNFKNL from the coding sequence ATGAAACAAAATTTGAAAGAGAAAATTTCCGATAATCAATTAGACTTAAAAACGGCTATCGTCCTCAACAAAGCCATACGAACTTTTAAACCATATGAAGCCAATGCTGCCAAAGAACACGGACTAACCCCTACTCAATTTTCCGTTCTGGAGACCCTCTATAGCAAGGGAGAACTACGCATTCAGGACTTGATTGAAAAAATGCTAGCCACTTCTGGAAACATGACTGTTGTCATTCGAAATATGGTTCGAGATGGGTGGATTTCTAGAACTTGCGACCCCAAGGATCGTCGCTCCTTTTTCCTGAAATTAACACCTGCAGGACGCAGAAAAATCGAAGAGGTTCTTCCTGACCATATCGATTCTATCGTAGAAGCACTCAGCATCTTGGAAGATGGCGAAAAGGAAGACTTAATCCGCATTTTAAAAAATTTTAAAAATTTGTGA